The Manis javanica isolate MJ-LG chromosome 2, MJ_LKY, whole genome shotgun sequence genome contains a region encoding:
- the SSNA1 gene encoding microtubule nucleation factor SSNA1 isoform X2, with protein sequence MTQQGAALQNYNNELVKCIEELCQKREELCRQIQQDEDEKQRLQNEVKQLTEKLARVNENLARKIASRNEFDRTIAETEAAYLKILESSQTLLSVLKREAGNLTKATASEQKSSGGKDG encoded by the exons ATGACCCAGCAGGGCGCGGCGCTGCAGAACTACAACAACGAGCTGGTCAAGT GCATCGAAGAGCTGTGCCAGAAGCGAGAAGAGTTGTGCCGGCAGATCCAGCAGGACGAGGATGAGAAGCAGCGGCTGCAGAATGAGGTGAAGCAGCTCACAGAGAAACTGGCCCGAGTCAACGAGAACCTGGCACGCAAGATCGCCTCTCGCAACGAGTTTGACCGGACCATCGCGGAGACAGAGGCTGCTTACCTCAAG ATCCTGGAGAGCTCACAGACTCTGCTTAGTGTCCTGAAGAGGGAAGCTGGGAACCTGACCAAGGCCACGGCCTCAGAGCAGAAGAGCAGTGGGGGCAAGGACGGCTGA
- the SSNA1 gene encoding microtubule nucleation factor SSNA1 isoform X1, with amino-acid sequence MWDTGLARVEVARQAPAPPTTSLSCEAVGPRMGGVVVPSWAAAPARPPALGIEELCQKREELCRQIQQDEDEKQRLQNEVKQLTEKLARVNENLARKIASRNEFDRTIAETEAAYLKILESSQTLLSVLKREAGNLTKATASEQKSSGGKDG; translated from the exons ATGTGGGACACTGGCCTGGCTCGGGTGGAGGTGGCCCGGCAGGCACCCGCGCCTCCCACCACCAGTCTTTCTTGCGAAGCAGTGGGTCCCCGAATGGGAGGGGTGGTGGTCCCGTCCTGGGCCGCAGCGCCTGCCCGTCCGCCCGCCTTAGGCATCGAAGAGCTGTGCCAGAAGCGAGAAGAGTTGTGCCGGCAGATCCAGCAGGACGAGGATGAGAAGCAGCGGCTGCAGAATGAGGTGAAGCAGCTCACAGAGAAACTGGCCCGAGTCAACGAGAACCTGGCACGCAAGATCGCCTCTCGCAACGAGTTTGACCGGACCATCGCGGAGACAGAGGCTGCTTACCTCAAG ATCCTGGAGAGCTCACAGACTCTGCTTAGTGTCCTGAAGAGGGAAGCTGGGAACCTGACCAAGGCCACGGCCTCAGAGCAGAAGAGCAGTGGGGGCAAGGACGGCTGA